A single region of the Latilactobacillus curvatus JCM 1096 = DSM 20019 genome encodes:
- a CDS encoding dihydroorotase, producing the protein MYQLIKNGQVLIDGQLQKRDIAIDATGQITAIEPTITAVPTDPETIYDAHGHFVSAGLIDGHVHFRDPGFTTKETLKTGSAAVAHGGFTSVIAMPNLKPVPDNLLDFKTLVARNQAETSVHTYQFAPITNELTEQTIVDMSAFKAAGAAGFTNDGHGVQTAQTMYQAMQMAAQINMPIVAHVEDESLVNGGVIHDGQAAKKLGVLGIASVSESAQVARDIELARATGVHYHICHISTKETVNLVRRAKQDGLNVTCEVTPHHLLLDDSAITSDNAMLKMNPPLRTLADRQALWAGLMDGTIDIIATDHAPHTTEEKQQALLKAPFGIVGSETAFSLLYTHLVANGPFSLAQLTSWLTTNPAHVFNLPHAGQLAVGQPADLAVFNLTDTTTIDANTFLSKGHNTPFIGEAVQGDTLLTLVAGQIAYQKECVING; encoded by the coding sequence ATGTATCAATTGATCAAAAACGGCCAAGTCTTGATTGACGGCCAACTGCAAAAACGCGACATCGCCATCGATGCAACCGGTCAGATTACGGCAATTGAACCAACGATTACCGCAGTCCCAACCGACCCAGAAACGATTTATGACGCACACGGCCATTTCGTCAGTGCCGGCTTAATCGACGGACACGTCCACTTCAGAGATCCAGGCTTCACGACAAAAGAAACACTCAAAACAGGGAGCGCAGCGGTTGCCCACGGTGGTTTTACTAGCGTAATTGCAATGCCGAACTTAAAGCCCGTACCTGATAACTTGCTAGATTTCAAGACACTGGTTGCACGCAATCAGGCAGAAACCAGCGTCCACACATATCAATTTGCACCGATTACCAATGAGTTAACTGAACAAACAATTGTCGACATGTCGGCGTTTAAGGCAGCTGGTGCAGCAGGCTTTACCAACGATGGTCATGGGGTACAAACGGCACAAACAATGTACCAAGCGATGCAGATGGCCGCCCAGATTAACATGCCCATCGTCGCGCACGTCGAAGATGAATCACTCGTCAATGGCGGCGTCATTCACGACGGTCAAGCCGCTAAAAAACTAGGCGTTCTCGGAATTGCGAGTGTCAGTGAATCCGCCCAAGTCGCCCGGGATATCGAGCTAGCGCGGGCGACCGGCGTTCATTATCATATCTGCCACATCTCAACTAAGGAAACCGTCAATCTCGTTCGCCGCGCAAAACAAGATGGCCTCAACGTCACTTGCGAAGTCACCCCACATCATTTGTTACTCGATGATTCAGCGATTACCAGTGACAACGCAATGCTCAAAATGAATCCGCCACTTCGAACACTTGCAGATCGCCAAGCACTCTGGGCGGGCTTAATGGATGGGACGATTGATATTATTGCGACCGATCACGCACCGCATACCACAGAAGAGAAACAACAGGCGTTATTGAAAGCGCCATTTGGTATAGTAGGGAGTGAAACAGCCTTTAGCTTGCTATACACGCATTTAGTTGCCAACGGTCCATTTAGTCTCGCGCAACTGACAAGCTGGCTAACAACCAACCCGGCCCATGTTTTCAACTTACCACACGCCGGCCAGTTAGCGGTTGGCCAACCAGCTGACCTTGCTGTTTTTAATTTAACGGATACCACCACAATCGACGCAAACACTTTCTTATCGAAAGGCCACAACACGCCATTTATCGGCGAAGCAGTGCAAGGTGATACTTTATTAACCTTGGTTGCTGGTCAGATTGCATATCAAAAGGAGTGTGTCATCAACGGGTAA
- a CDS encoding formate--tetrahydrofolate ligase, giving the protein MSDIQIAQENEAKEMQPITAIAEQAGLTAADLEQYGPYKAKVNFAAINRLKEKEDGKLILVTSINPTPAGEGKSTVTVGLGDALRQLDQSAVIALREPSLGPVMGMKGGATGGGYAQVVPMADINLHFTGDMHALTAAVNTLAALIDNHLQQGNALNIDPRRIIWKRALDINDRALRQVVIGLGGPVQGMPRQDGFDITVASELMAILCLATDITDLKRRISQIVIGYTYDRQPVTVGELEITGAIAMLLKDALKPNLVQTLEHTPALIHGGPFANIAHGCNSILATQTALKMGDIAITEAGFGADLGAEKFLDIKVPQLGKTPDTIVIVATVRALKYNGGVALADLTTENLGALDKGFSNLAKHIANMQRYGIPVVVAINEFTSDTEAEVTMLQEKCAELGVKAVLASVWAHGGKGGLDLAQAVLEALDQPKNFQPLYDSNADIQSKLTTIVTDIYGGKEVVFEGKAINQLKEIEKNGWDHLPVCIAKTQYSLSDDPKALGAPTDFTVHVRELIPKLGAGFIVAMTGTVLTMPGLPKKPAALNMDVTEDGLISGLF; this is encoded by the coding sequence ATGTCAGATATTCAAATAGCACAGGAAAATGAAGCTAAGGAGATGCAGCCAATCACGGCAATTGCCGAACAAGCTGGTTTAACGGCCGCTGATTTAGAACAATATGGACCGTATAAAGCGAAGGTTAATTTCGCTGCCATTAATCGATTGAAAGAAAAAGAAGATGGCAAACTCATCTTAGTGACCTCAATCAATCCCACACCAGCTGGAGAAGGTAAATCAACCGTGACTGTCGGTCTTGGCGACGCCCTTCGTCAACTAGATCAATCAGCCGTCATTGCTTTACGTGAACCTTCACTAGGCCCCGTCATGGGGATGAAAGGTGGCGCAACTGGTGGGGGCTATGCCCAAGTGGTACCAATGGCAGATATTAACTTACATTTTACAGGGGATATGCACGCATTGACCGCTGCTGTGAATACTTTAGCCGCCCTAATCGATAACCATCTGCAACAGGGAAATGCCCTCAACATTGATCCCCGCCGAATTATTTGGAAACGGGCGCTTGATATTAATGATCGTGCATTACGCCAAGTTGTCATTGGACTTGGTGGTCCAGTGCAAGGGATGCCGCGCCAAGATGGTTTTGACATTACCGTTGCTAGCGAATTAATGGCCATTCTCTGCTTAGCAACTGACATTACTGACTTGAAGCGGCGCATTAGCCAAATCGTCATTGGTTACACTTATGATCGGCAACCCGTCACAGTTGGCGAGCTCGAAATCACCGGTGCAATCGCGATGCTTTTAAAAGATGCCCTCAAACCAAACCTCGTCCAAACGCTTGAACATACACCAGCCTTAATTCACGGTGGACCATTTGCCAATATCGCCCACGGCTGTAACAGTATTTTAGCAACCCAAACGGCCCTAAAAATGGGTGATATTGCGATTACTGAAGCTGGCTTCGGCGCTGACTTAGGTGCTGAAAAGTTCCTAGACATCAAAGTCCCACAACTTGGCAAGACTCCGGATACCATCGTGATTGTTGCCACTGTTCGGGCGTTAAAATACAACGGTGGTGTTGCTTTAGCTGATCTAACCACTGAAAATCTCGGTGCGTTAGACAAAGGGTTTAGTAACTTAGCCAAACATATTGCTAATATGCAACGTTACGGCATTCCCGTAGTCGTTGCCATCAATGAGTTTACAAGTGATACCGAAGCAGAGGTTACAATGCTCCAAGAAAAATGTGCTGAACTGGGTGTCAAAGCCGTTTTAGCTAGTGTTTGGGCACATGGTGGTAAAGGTGGCCTTGATTTAGCCCAGGCCGTCTTAGAAGCACTCGATCAACCTAAAAACTTCCAACCATTATATGATTCAAACGCCGACATTCAATCGAAACTAACCACAATTGTCACTGACATCTATGGCGGTAAAGAGGTTGTTTTCGAGGGCAAAGCTATCAACCAACTGAAAGAAATCGAAAAAAATGGCTGGGACCACTTACCAGTCTGTATCGCCAAAACACAATATTCACTCTCAGACGATCCAAAAGCATTAGGCGCACCAACTGATTTCACCGTTCACGTCCGTGAATTGATTCCAAAGCTTGGCGCAGGCTTCATCGTCGCAATGACCGGCACAGTCCTCACCATGCCAGGTCTACCAAAGAAACCAGCCGCCCTCAACATGGACGTCACAGAAGATGGCCTGATTAGCGGATTATTCTAG
- a CDS encoding uracil-xanthine permease family protein, which yields MATQFRNPDAVLDVNERPSTGKWIGLSIQHMFAMFGSTVLVPILVGLNPGIALFSSGVGTLMYLLITKGKIPAYMGSSFSFIVPMLALMKTTGYPGIAQGTMAVGAVYLIVSILVSLIGSDWIDKALPPIVVGPIVMVIGLSLAGTAAKQATINAHGNYDLKFFAVALLTLLITIGFNMYLKGFMSLVPILLGIIAGYIIAVLFGIVDFQPVMDAPWFKVPDFQVPFVTYKPGLYWGAILSMAPIAFVTMTEHMGHIMVLNKLTKRNFFKDPGLHRTLAGDGTASIIAAFVGGPPVTSYGENIGVLAITKVHSVWVLGGAAFFAMIFGFIGKLSALIQSIPTPVIGGISFLLFGVIASSGLRVLIDKQVDFDKKRNLMIGSSILVIGIGNAYLQLGQYQFSGLAIATVLGIVLNLVLPDKAKSELELEAQQNAKA from the coding sequence ATGGCTACACAATTTAGAAATCCCGATGCGGTCTTAGACGTCAACGAACGACCCAGCACCGGTAAATGGATTGGTTTATCCATTCAACATATGTTTGCAATGTTTGGCTCAACCGTCCTAGTGCCAATCTTAGTCGGTTTAAACCCAGGGATTGCGTTATTCAGTTCCGGGGTCGGCACTTTAATGTACCTCTTGATTACCAAAGGCAAGATTCCAGCATACATGGGGTCGAGTTTCTCATTCATCGTGCCAATGCTCGCTTTAATGAAAACGACTGGCTATCCTGGGATTGCACAAGGGACAATGGCGGTTGGGGCAGTCTACTTAATCGTTTCAATCTTAGTCAGTCTGATTGGTTCCGACTGGATCGACAAAGCCTTACCACCCATTGTTGTCGGCCCAATCGTGATGGTGATTGGCTTATCACTCGCTGGCACAGCTGCCAAACAAGCCACTATCAATGCCCACGGGAATTACGACTTAAAATTCTTCGCAGTCGCTTTACTAACGTTGTTAATCACCATCGGCTTTAATATGTATCTCAAAGGATTCATGAGCTTAGTCCCCATCTTGCTCGGCATCATTGCTGGCTACATCATCGCCGTCTTGTTCGGGATCGTCGATTTTCAACCCGTGATGGACGCCCCTTGGTTTAAAGTACCAGACTTCCAAGTCCCATTTGTCACTTACAAACCCGGTCTGTACTGGGGCGCGATTCTCAGCATGGCACCAATTGCCTTTGTCACAATGACCGAACACATGGGCCACATTATGGTCTTAAACAAACTCACCAAGCGTAACTTCTTTAAAGATCCTGGTCTTCACCGCACGTTAGCCGGGGACGGGACAGCCTCAATCATCGCCGCTTTTGTCGGAGGACCGCCCGTCACAAGTTATGGTGAAAACATCGGTGTCCTCGCCATCACCAAAGTCCACAGTGTCTGGGTCTTAGGTGGCGCCGCATTCTTCGCCATGATCTTCGGCTTCATCGGCAAACTGAGCGCGTTGATTCAAAGCATCCCCACACCCGTAATTGGTGGGATTAGCTTCTTACTCTTCGGGGTCATCGCCTCAAGCGGTTTGCGCGTCTTAATCGACAAACAAGTCGATTTTGATAAGAAACGCAACTTAATGATTGGTTCATCAATCCTCGTCATCGGGATTGGCAATGCCTACTTACAATTAGGCCAATACCAATTCTCAGGGCTAGCCATCGCCACCGTCCTTGGGATTGTCTTAAACCTTGTTTTACCGGATAAAGCAAAGAGCGAACTTGAATTGGAGGCTCAACAAAATGCAAAAGCATAA
- a CDS encoding aspartate carbamoyltransferase catalytic subunit has translation MQKHNALVSVDQLTNDLVAGLINRASAFKKGATSKLTRPVYAMNLFFENSTRTHTSFEMAERKLGMTVLDFNADTSSTSKGETLSDTLKTVQAIGVDFVAVRHSQNNYYDALLADDQFHMALANAGDGSGQHPSQCLLDLMTIHEEFGHFVGLKVVICGDLRHSRVARSNMQLLKQLGATLYFAGPEEWFAPEFAQYGQPAQLDDVLPEVDVVMLLRIQHERFAADETLSDTAFHTQYGLTTERAAHLKSSAIWLHPAPVNRDVEIADELVEAPQSRIFKQMTNGVFMRMAIIEHLLDQQHLIQH, from the coding sequence ATGCAAAAGCATAACGCGTTGGTTTCCGTTGATCAACTCACCAATGATTTAGTCGCAGGTCTCATCAACCGCGCTAGCGCCTTTAAAAAGGGCGCGACAAGCAAATTAACTCGGCCGGTCTACGCAATGAACCTATTCTTTGAAAATAGCACACGGACCCATACGAGTTTCGAAATGGCAGAACGCAAACTCGGCATGACCGTCTTAGACTTCAATGCCGATACGAGTTCGACTTCCAAAGGCGAGACCCTCAGCGATACGCTCAAAACGGTACAAGCCATTGGCGTCGATTTCGTTGCTGTCCGCCATTCTCAGAATAATTATTACGACGCCTTACTCGCAGATGATCAATTCCACATGGCACTGGCCAATGCGGGCGATGGGAGTGGGCAACACCCATCCCAATGCTTACTCGATTTAATGACGATTCACGAAGAGTTCGGCCACTTTGTAGGCTTAAAAGTCGTCATCTGTGGTGACTTGCGTCATTCCCGGGTGGCACGGTCAAATATGCAACTGCTCAAACAACTCGGCGCAACATTGTATTTTGCCGGCCCTGAGGAATGGTTCGCCCCTGAATTTGCCCAATACGGACAACCAGCCCAACTCGATGACGTCTTACCAGAAGTTGACGTCGTCATGTTACTCCGGATTCAACACGAACGCTTTGCTGCCGATGAAACCTTATCTGACACTGCATTCCATACTCAGTACGGTTTGACAACTGAGCGGGCAGCACACCTTAAGTCCAGTGCTATCTGGTTGCACCCAGCACCCGTCAATCGTGACGTTGAAATTGCCGACGAACTCGTTGAAGCCCCACAATCGCGAATTTTTAAACAAATGACCAACGGCGTTTTTATGCGGATGGCCATCATTGAACACCTATTAGACCAACAACATCTGATTCAACATTAA
- the pyrR gene encoding bifunctional pyr operon transcriptional regulator/uracil phosphoribosyltransferase PyrR, translating to MVKEVVDSNTMKRVFTRITYEIIEQNKGISDLVLVGIKTRGVFIAQRIAERLEQLEGIALPVGTLDITLYRDDQHDLDTQNEPQINGSDIPVDITNKHVILIDDVLYTGRTIRAALDALMDLGRPKKISLAVLVDRGHRELPIRPDFVGKNIPTALNEQISVAMEEIDQHDGITIEKLTK from the coding sequence ATGGTCAAAGAAGTGGTCGACAGTAACACAATGAAACGGGTCTTTACTCGGATTACGTACGAAATTATCGAACAGAATAAGGGGATTTCAGATCTCGTCCTCGTCGGCATTAAAACCCGTGGCGTGTTTATTGCCCAACGGATTGCAGAACGCCTCGAACAATTAGAAGGCATCGCATTGCCCGTCGGTACACTAGACATTACGTTATACCGCGATGATCAACATGATCTTGATACACAAAATGAACCACAGATTAACGGGAGCGATATTCCCGTTGATATCACAAATAAGCATGTCATCTTAATCGACGATGTGCTTTACACAGGGCGGACGATTCGGGCCGCGCTTGACGCCTTAATGGACTTAGGCCGGCCAAAGAAAATTTCATTGGCTGTCTTAGTCGATCGTGGTCATCGTGAATTACCAATTCGCCCCGATTTTGTCGGTAAAAATATTCCAACCGCGCTCAACGAACAAATTAGCGTTGCGATGGAAGAAATTGATCAACATGATGGGATTACCATCGAAAAACTAACTAAATAA
- a CDS encoding cold-shock protein, with the protein MERGIVKWFSNAKGYGFISYGDDEEVFVHFTAIQTDGYKSLNKDEPVLFEIKEGARGLQAANVQKIAE; encoded by the coding sequence ATGGAACGAGGAATCGTTAAGTGGTTTAGCAATGCTAAAGGTTATGGCTTCATCAGTTATGGAGATGACGAGGAGGTTTTCGTCCATTTTACCGCAATCCAAACCGACGGCTATAAATCATTGAATAAAGACGAGCCGGTATTATTTGAGATTAAAGAAGGCGCCCGCGGTTTGCAGGCAGCTAACGTGCAAAAGATAGCAGAATAA
- a CDS encoding ribonuclease HI family protein, whose protein sequence is MIKLYTDAATRGNPGPSAAGILIVTPERQYQLQAPLPEQSNHDAEFAAVILGLEQLANRGLTTKILQINVDSKLVFQSLEKRYAKHYQAAVDRILALEAPYSMVIHQWIPERQNQGAHHLAQQGLPHLTDC, encoded by the coding sequence ATGATTAAACTTTATACGGACGCAGCAACTCGTGGCAATCCCGGACCAAGTGCGGCGGGAATTTTAATCGTGACACCAGAGCGACAATATCAACTACAAGCACCTTTGCCAGAACAGTCCAATCATGATGCAGAATTTGCGGCGGTCATTCTTGGCTTAGAACAACTAGCCAATCGGGGGCTTACCACGAAAATACTACAGATTAACGTTGACAGCAAGCTTGTCTTTCAGAGCCTAGAAAAGCGGTATGCTAAACATTATCAAGCTGCCGTCGACCGGATTCTAGCACTTGAGGCGCCCTATTCAATGGTCATCCACCAATGGATTCCAGAGCGTCAGAATCAGGGGGCGCACCATCTGGCCCAACAGGGATTACCTCATTTAACTGACTGTTGA
- the lspA gene encoding signal peptidase II, which produces MLIYIVLAAVIVLGDQLLKCWIVAHVAFAATQPVIPNVLSLTYVQNDGAAWSILAGQQWFFYLVTIVALGVIGYLFYTSDRTEKFYRIGLTLLLAGTLGNFIDRLHLKYVVDMFQIEFINFPIFNVADVALTVGVICVFIAILLKEKVTHD; this is translated from the coding sequence ATGCTCATCTATATCGTTTTAGCCGCAGTCATTGTACTCGGTGACCAACTTTTAAAATGCTGGATTGTTGCCCATGTTGCCTTTGCAGCAACCCAACCCGTTATTCCGAACGTACTGAGTTTAACGTATGTTCAAAACGATGGGGCTGCGTGGAGTATCTTGGCCGGTCAACAGTGGTTTTTCTACCTCGTCACCATTGTGGCCCTCGGGGTAATTGGCTACTTATTTTATACCTCTGATCGCACTGAAAAATTTTACCGGATCGGTTTAACGTTGCTGTTAGCCGGAACACTTGGTAACTTCATCGATCGGCTCCACCTTAAGTACGTCGTAGACATGTTCCAAATCGAATTTATTAATTTCCCCATCTTTAACGTTGCGGATGTTGCCTTAACAGTAGGCGTCATCTGCGTCTTTATTGCTATTTTGTTGAAAGAGAAAGTGACTCATGACTGA
- a CDS encoding EbsA family protein produces MQKTTTAFYQPNYAYFVTIWSWIGFVYTLALIVQLELINLNWQSWGIGLIAVWLTLWVIFGHRVSMTADVITLKRPVFKYNRTINRETTTTIIVQKHGLLIKTNELDYQPEQILLSRKAKQAFVKQLKQNGWPIEE; encoded by the coding sequence ATGCAAAAGACAACCACCGCATTCTACCAACCAAATTATGCTTACTTCGTGACGATTTGGTCTTGGATTGGCTTCGTCTATACATTAGCTTTAATTGTACAACTTGAACTCATCAACTTAAACTGGCAATCGTGGGGCATCGGCTTAATTGCCGTTTGGTTGACGCTATGGGTCATTTTCGGGCATCGTGTTTCAATGACGGCAGACGTGATCACGCTTAAACGGCCGGTATTTAAATATAATCGAACCATCAACCGTGAAACGACTACGACCATTATTGTCCAAAAACATGGTTTATTAATTAAAACCAACGAACTTGATTACCAACCCGAACAAATACTCCTTAGTCGCAAAGCCAAGCAGGCATTCGTTAAACAACTGAAACAAAATGGTTGGCCAATTGAAGAATAG
- a CDS encoding carbamoyl phosphate synthase small subunit, translated as MKRYLILEDGTIFPGTGFGAPIISTGEIVFNTGMSGYQETITDQSYNGQIIAFTYPLIGNYGVNRDDFESIKPTCKGVVVHETPRLANNWRMNMSLDDFLKQKKIPGIAGIDTRALTRRLRDKGTMKASIVDAADDHAFDQLKALVLPKNQVQQVSTAKPYPSPANGRNIVVIDFGLKHSILRELSKRDCNITVLPYNTTAEEILSLDPDGVMLTNGPGDPEDVPEAIEMIKGIQGKVPIFGICLGHQLFALANGAKTYKMKFGHRGFNHPVREVATKRIDFTSQNHGYAVDADSIDPQNLLITHVEINDQTVEGLRHRQYPAFSVQFHPDAAPGPHDAAHLFDEFIDMIDDFNRRQK; from the coding sequence ATGAAACGTTACCTTATTTTAGAAGATGGCACCATCTTCCCCGGCACCGGTTTTGGCGCCCCAATTATCTCGACAGGCGAAATCGTCTTTAACACCGGGATGAGTGGGTACCAAGAAACCATTACTGATCAATCATACAACGGCCAAATCATCGCTTTTACATACCCTTTAATCGGTAATTACGGGGTCAACCGCGACGACTTTGAATCGATTAAACCAACCTGTAAAGGGGTTGTCGTCCATGAAACACCACGCCTAGCAAATAACTGGCGGATGAATATGAGTCTTGATGACTTTTTAAAGCAAAAGAAAATTCCTGGGATTGCCGGCATCGATACGCGGGCACTCACTCGCCGTCTGCGCGATAAAGGGACCATGAAAGCCAGCATCGTTGATGCCGCAGACGATCACGCGTTCGATCAACTCAAGGCATTGGTCTTACCAAAAAACCAAGTCCAACAAGTCTCAACGGCCAAACCTTATCCGAGTCCTGCTAACGGGCGGAACATCGTCGTGATTGACTTTGGCTTAAAACATAGTATCCTTCGTGAACTGTCAAAACGCGACTGTAACATCACTGTCTTACCATACAACACAACAGCTGAAGAAATTCTGAGTCTCGATCCAGACGGCGTCATGTTAACCAACGGCCCTGGTGATCCAGAAGATGTGCCAGAAGCCATTGAAATGATCAAAGGGATTCAAGGTAAAGTGCCGATTTTCGGGATTTGTCTCGGTCACCAACTTTTTGCCCTCGCCAATGGGGCTAAAACCTACAAGATGAAGTTCGGCCACCGTGGTTTCAACCATCCGGTCCGAGAAGTTGCCACCAAACGGATCGACTTCACATCTCAAAATCATGGGTACGCCGTGGATGCCGACTCCATCGACCCACAAAACCTTCTGATTACACACGTTGAAATTAACGATCAAACAGTCGAAGGTCTCCGTCATAGACAATATCCGGCCTTTTCCGTTCAATTCCATCCAGACGCAGCCCCTGGTCCACACGACGCTGCACATCTATTCGATGAATTTATCGACATGATCGATGACTTCAATCGCCGCCAAAAATAG
- a CDS encoding RluA family pseudouridine synthase, with translation MTETKQLTITTETGRIDKALTQLLPDYSRSQIQQWLKKDLVQVNDQPCKSNRKVVTGDVVTVNIPDPVTLDLTPEDIPLDIVYEDDQVLVVNKPQGMVVHPSAGHPNGTLVNALLAHTPLSEINGVFRPGIVHRIDKDTSGLLMVAKTNEAHESLSAQLKAKENLREYIALVHGNIEEDEGTIDAPIGRSKVDRMKQAIVEDGRPAVTHFTVMERFEDFTLIKCRLETGRTHQIRVHLAYINRPVAGDPVYGPRKTLAGHGQFLHAAVLGFKHPTTGEMMRFEAPLPAIFEKTLTELRENH, from the coding sequence ATGACTGAAACTAAACAATTAACGATTACAACTGAAACAGGCCGGATTGATAAGGCGCTCACCCAATTACTACCCGATTACTCACGTTCACAAATCCAGCAATGGTTGAAAAAAGACTTGGTGCAAGTCAATGATCAACCTTGTAAGAGTAACCGCAAAGTCGTAACAGGGGATGTCGTCACCGTCAATATTCCAGACCCTGTCACGCTCGACTTAACCCCAGAAGATATTCCGCTCGATATCGTCTATGAAGACGATCAAGTCCTCGTAGTCAATAAACCACAAGGGATGGTGGTTCATCCATCAGCTGGCCACCCGAATGGGACATTGGTCAACGCTTTATTGGCGCACACCCCATTGTCTGAAATCAACGGCGTCTTCCGGCCGGGGATTGTCCATCGAATTGATAAAGATACCTCTGGTCTTTTGATGGTGGCTAAAACCAACGAAGCCCACGAATCTTTATCCGCCCAACTCAAAGCTAAGGAAAACTTACGTGAATATATCGCGCTAGTCCACGGCAACATCGAAGAAGACGAGGGGACCATTGATGCACCCATTGGTCGTTCAAAAGTCGACCGGATGAAACAAGCAATCGTCGAAGATGGCCGCCCAGCGGTCACGCATTTTACGGTCATGGAACGGTTTGAAGACTTCACATTAATCAAATGTCGACTAGAAACTGGGCGCACCCATCAAATTCGCGTTCACTTAGCCTATATTAACCGGCCAGTTGCTGGCGATCCCGTTTATGGTCCCCGCAAAACTTTAGCTGGGCATGGTCAGTTCTTACATGCTGCTGTATTAGGCTTTAAGCACCCAACGACGGGCGAAATGATGCGCTTTGAAGCCCCATTACCCGCAATCTTCGAGAAAACTTTAACCGAATTACGTGAAAATCATTGA